From Rhopalosiphum padi isolate XX-2018 chromosome 2, ASM2088224v1, whole genome shotgun sequence:
tttaaatattttagtattttttccaaaaagttGCATTCATTGTGAGAATaacgtattgtataataaataacttatagtttttattaatttgtaaaaattataaaattataaaatatgaaacctACACCATTATACCAAGTACTACGAACAATTCAAAACATTACGagtataaatttagtataaaaaacacttttacagttaaaaaactgtcagaaaatttcaattgataatgTTTTTCGTTGTACAAAAACCTcgaatagaaattaaattaaaacgtcaaatattattatttatacaagtgCAATACAATTTCCTacataaaaacagtttttaacccTTTCAGTcccgacttttttttttttggaaaaaaaattttttttcgttattttctttttatttaccGTGTTAATGAGTGATCCTgtgaatttcaaaattttgGCACACTTATTTTCGAAGAATTcgcaatgtacattataatgtacattgggACTCaacggtataaaaataatatactttaatcgAACGCTacacatttatgtttttattattttgagattaaaaatgtaatttccttcacaatatttgtgatataatatgtactcgtataaataaatcattttatcatctaatctaatattttaaaaacagatatCTATATTGTAACACTagcttttaataataactaataatagataaatgttttataatgcatatttattatttatagatacctcatcaatataaattataaacccaTAAATCAAGATAAtcttacacaaatattatttttagccgtaatatatattttaccaagtactgaaattaaaaacaagtttaaaataaaaagaaaaataatataaaaagataacATACATCATACTCActcttagtataaataatatttagtaaatacgagtacaataatttataaataataattatttcacatgAAATACAGAAAAACAATTCGATTTTGAAGTAAAGCATAAATGTACATTGCATTTGTTGCAATATACATGTGTCCTTCCTTTACACCCTGTATTTTTACACCTAGTTGACTCTTTCCTTCCATCGTAATTTGGCAAATGATTTATGCTATCATGTTGAACAGACGTTGTCGGTCGTGAGTCAACAAGCATCATCTTTTGAGTTtccgaatataatttttttttggcaacaGGTGATGGTGTATTTGTTGGTCGTCCTTTTTTCTTTGAAGGGGGATTTACTGTTTTACCCACATAAATTAACTCTTCTGCCAATCTCATTCGAAAATTTAGTAAGtccataatttcttttttagggacttttaattttttagcatcTTCAACATATTCTAGCCAACTGTTACTTACAGCCATATCGAATGCATGACTGACCATACGTAATGTCCATTTCttagatttaataaaacaacGATAAAAGCTCACAAGTTGGTCATGCTTGTCGACACCCCCCATTGTCTTATTATAGTGACGTACTATTTCAGGTCTTTCGATGTAtacatattctttttttttgcgGTCCCATCTTTTTACCTTGTCCACTTCTCCTGATGTCACAATATTGGAGcataaatatataggtttattatcGTACCACTTAACAAGACCTATATTTATATCTGGAACGTTAGAGCTGATTTCAAATGTTGTCCCTCTTcctaaatttttcattattttgtctGATACAAATGGAGGATTACAAAAACGATTTGCACGTATAGTACCTGTCgcataaatttcttttttttgtagtgtatacattaaatttatcgaTGTGAAAAAATTATCCATCGTTAGATAGTGGCGATTACATTGCAAATGGTCagataaatacaaaacaacTGCTCCACCTAATCCAAATATTTTTCGCGATTCTTCGGATACTTCAGGCATAAAACCTTGATACAAAAGTATATTGTACACAATGCCACTTTGaccacataataaaaaaatttttatacccCATGGATTTGGTTTTCCTCTGATATATTGTTTCACTGACAGATGGCCTTTAAATGGCACAATCTGTTCATCCaccgataaatatttttcagtacGTAATTTTAAACAAGCTTTTTTAATACGGTCATAAAGTGGGCgaactttaataaatttgtcATGATTATTAGTAGGAATATCCATGTTATTGATTACATGAAAATGTGACCTTATACTAAAAAAACGGTTTCTGTTCATTGTATTCGCAATTATATGTATTCGCGTATTATTTTCCCAGTACATGCGAATACGCGGGAACTTCAAAACACCCATCATTAAATGTATAGCTACGAATTCTTTCATTTCTTGAGTATTTGtaggtttaaaattatttgtatttttttgaacaccgtataaatttgtaaaaaatgacatattttcaaaatcagaATCAtcgaaatatttagaaaaataatataatggactTTGTATTTCATCGGGACAGTCAGATTGttctatttcatttaaatttattttaggggGTGTAAAAGGTTTTTGTtcccatttcatattttttttttcgatggtAAACCAACCTGGGACATCAACTTCCGGGAAGTAATTTACATTCTCAATATCATTATAGTCAAGCAATTCAAAGATTTCGTTTTCATCAAAATTGTCTAAAAGTTCATCAATCTCTCCAACACTATCGGTATTACTTTCTAAATCACTTAATTCAGAGATATTCCCatctaataaatcaattatatctGTGTGAGTAAGCttactcatttttaaaaaaattatgttaaaattattacaataaaaataaaattacacacgTAACGACGGAAAATAACAACGAACCGAACGTCAAACTACTACTAGCAATAATAGCATTATGACATTCACGTCGTCTGTTAGTGCGTCGCGCGGTCGTGTATCGTGTTGAGCCGATGAGTCCTAATGTACATTGTAATGTACATAAATAGTACCTTCTATAAACTCCGTGatattgtacgtataataacGAAACCGGCGGCAAAACATCAACAAATATGTCaagaattgataaaaaaatgcacaacattttatattatcacataCATTCAGGAGGGAAAAAAACCATATCGAAAAATAATCAGGTTatgattatcatattttttcccTTTTGcagttgaatttaataatattggtaacacttatgtaagatattatattttattctgattCTACACATTATAACGAATCCATAGACATCACAATTACGAACGTAGCgcttatcattatttaattatcaattataaaaatgtatgtacattataatgtacatgGGGACTGAAAGggttaaaaaactattttaaaattggtaggtaattcaaaatgtttatacttttcaTTAGAACTGATACCAGAAGACTGCCGACCGATGCCCCAATTAATGAGTCCCGGAGTTATCAATaattcacatatttttatttttttaatgtataaattttttatatcgttttaaactttattgccaattcatataaatacaatttatatataataatatattatacgtacaaatatacaataacggtaggtattttatgattttttttttcagacggACGAACAGCTGCTGTTGTAAAAGATCATCTAATGAAACTCTATAAAGAATTCCTATCGGACTACTCGCATAATATGCTGACAGAATACGTTACGGACATCAATGACGATTCTATTAAGGTGACATTGCAGATTTGAGCTGTCTGTACACTATTGTatactaaaacattaaattgatatttgagATACATATTTAAGTAGTCATTTCATTAATATATCGTTTGTTTTTATAGTACAATACAGTGAAGTACGACGATAATTACGAATATCCTATTTATGGACGATTCGTAAATTCAGGATTAGTTGTCATGTAAGTAcacataatacctatttatacagCTTAACTTATGTACCTATCTACATAGAAGGCGTTCACAGGGGTCAGGGAGTATCTGGTATGCTCGATGGCTTGCCAACTCCTGCCAAATTGTAGTCCTAAAAATTTAACTCTTGAGTCAAGGGCCAGTATTTTATCTGTTGTTCCTAATCCTAAAGGTACAAAAATGACCTATCGTTTGCGTCAAAATGTTTTGTACATAAGCGCCAatctaatatgtatacctaGATGTTATACCTAATATGTGACATAAGCGCCAAAGGTACAAAAATGACATATCATTTGcgccaaaattaatattttatgtaaacagttatttaaaaattgctcttgtaaaaaattatattatataaaataataaaaaattttttaataataaattgttaaaatataatataggtaaattatgatttacattAAACGTGCttttacctaaatataaattatattatataaaataataaaaaaattttcaataattattacacaaatgCTTATACgaagtaggtacttacaatatattataagacaaaACTGCTCAGTGCTCACACACTGTCTATGTGACAATCTATCGTAAACAGATATTCAGATAATACATTTGTCGATTAAACGTTTGGAGTTTTTGAACGATGTACTGCGTGGCACACACTGTGCGTACCTAAGATTTTGGCGCTTATGTACGATACGATTTTGGCGCTTTTGTACAATacgactttattttttattttctcattttGGCGCTTATGTCTTCCACCGGACAAATCATACTACCCTGTTTCATGAGCGACCCCAGGGGAGGCACTTTTCCcactagaattttaaatttcttttctcAAGCATAATTTGTAACACGCATATTTAGTAGACATGTACACAGAATACTTATGTAGTACCTACAAAACTCtctttaataataggtaattggaTTGTTTTATCTTATCGTAGTTTAAGTgctttggaataataataatacctaattttaataatgtaatttaataatatcgatatataatattgtattttgaataaaatgtataaaaaaaaattatttatttttaaattaacgccCCCCCCCTTAAAAAATGTCTGGGTATAGCTAAGCACTACTtacgtattacaataatatcgtgcatgtacatattttattagtttgacGTTCTTTTTCCACGGAGCAATCGCCGTTCAGCTACAACAGGTCACTAGCAAAGACTGTTATTACGACGGTTGGACATCATATCTAGCCTGTCTCATCGTCCAAATACCAATTGCCGTTGTTTGGAGCGCATGTACAGTTGTACATATGCACAtcctatatgatattattaatccTTATTGCCATTACATTTTCTTGGGTTTGTTGCTCGTGAGCATCAGCGGAATACACTTGGGTAATTAGATTATAACTTAAACTTAGACATaacatttataagttaaaaggTCGTGACATAGAACAATTGTTAAGGGGTTTGATTTAGGCAATCTCGTCAaaatactgttaaaatattcaacGTCTAACTTTAACAGACTCACGGTTTTCTAAATTATAGGGATATGTAAACAAATCCAATTTATAGGATAAATTATACAGTGGGTTCCGCCTAATGTGGGCACCGGTTAATATGGGCATCCGCTTAATATGAGCAAAATGGTctggtataaaaatgtatattaacaaggttaaaaaattattgttgtgcAAAGTGAAAAACTACCCACTTTATGtttcaacaataaaaatttgatactAATGATACTATTGATCTTTGGTATAAAAATACTATCTTGTAGTACTTTTTGTCCAGAATACGTGCCCACATTAAGCAGAATccactgtatattttttataactaaccACATTTGGTTAATCAGTTAATCTACGATTTGATTTGTTGATTGCTGACTCCTGAGTAAATGTAAAATCGTGATTatcgaaattcataaaaaattttaattacacacataaatattagattttgagCAGCTTAAAGATAAATAGTTGataaaatacttagatttaaaaaaatatggttttggATAGAAATTTGGATCTAGTTTATAATTAAGGGTAAAAGTTTAAAGAAAATCAGTACTTCTTTTATAATCTAGGAAAGATGCTctgctcaaaatcgttttttatattctgatatataattgaactaaaatttaacatactcaaagtcataagtcataatagtAACCCACTATACCTTATGAACAGCATATTGGTAACCATGGGCCTTGCCtacttcttttttaaaatttattgtgatAACTAGTGTAAAATGGATTATTATACTCtgtttacaaataaatgttAAGGGATTTTTTGTAAGTCAATatagtttatcatattataaattataatatttttaaatacatttcattcctaataactattacctattttaaaattgatcgcTTATTCACTCCAGTAGTACAGTCTTTTTActacgtaataaatatttactccaGTTTACTCATGTTCgtgtaattgtaatttatacatttaccaAACACGAATgtgtacattaaattatttgatacagTATTACTGtccataatttaaaacaaaatactattttttacagGATACATCTTATGTTCGGTTGTGAAAAATCATTtctatgtcataataatattgtacttaaaatttacaatatgcgTCTACGTCTCAGGTTGaatctatatatagtatataattacgatcgataactgatttaaaataatatttttatgtctaaatattgtatattgtattattattttttttttttataggattaTGGTGGCCCACGTGTAAATTATTTGATTGGAAATATGAGATAAATGGGTATTTCCCAATTTCAGCAGGCATTTGTTTTGTTAGAAATTTGATTGAAACAcagaattttgttataaaatcattaattattacaacttGTTGGTCTGTAATACTTGTAATTATAACAGTTGTTGATATAGCAACTACCAAACATGAAAAAaggaacaataaatttaaaaatcttttataaatattaatatttatgatttatttacaaataatattaatttttattgacacACATAACTAATTTGTGTAAAAaagaagatatatatatataaatgtaaaaaaaaattactcgttTTCTTGCTTTTTACGCAATATAACAAATCCTTCCATAACAGGTGTAAGACATTTGTATTCATCAGTAGCAAGTTCTGCCCTTTCGCCTACTGCCAATAGAACTGGTGTTGTATGGGTATGTACACCAGCAATTGTTTTAGGGGTACCGGCTTTTCCAATGACATCAACAGCCTACAAAATACAATggtttatcaattaaattaaatatttttcattattttgtgtTAACCATGGTATTAAAGCCACAGGCGTTTTTATAAGACATAAATGAAAGTCGAGTTAAAAATATAGACAAAGTAGGATTTTAACCCACTACTATACGTTTGAGACACTACATTCTTATCATTTTcatttcaatatatttctaTCTGGGTAAAGCGTGTGCATTAAACAtggcagttaaaaaaaaaacttacttgaCCAACTCGAACTGATACAGGGAGTGGCTCAAGGTCTTCATCCAAAGTCACCAGCCATCTTGGGTACATAGCAACCACCAAAGTGTAAAGTAAGTAATGAGACTTACCTAAGATAACTaaacgacaaaaaaataatatatataaatatatttttatattactaattattttgttaacttcatttaacgttttttttataaagaaaatatcaaaataataaattattaaaaataagtacttactATTACGAGTGTCCAAGAAGCTAAATAGTGTGATGAGAAGACCTGATACAGCTACAGGATTCATTACCTGTCTGTCAGTATGGAACGGTGACAATGATAGTGTACCTTTACCCATGTGTGTCAAGCCCTGTGCAATTCGTACCATAAACAAATGACCAGTGTTTTTAGCATGGTATTGAGCTAACTGACGCAACATAGTAGCTAAcctgaaaattttcaaatttattattatttaaaaataacattttctcaaaaaaaaaaaaagattagaaACTGTAAaattgacaaataaaaatatttaaactttaataacaaatataaacataaaactagTAGTAGTGTGAACAAATCTAACCATAAAATGCAAGTAAACgaagatttaaaaatacataatataatgtctaaGTAAAAagataatagattaaaaattatgaataactaATTGACTTGCTTGATCATATACatgaatttaattgtttactacaaaataaatttaacattaattttgactaaaatatattatttaatattttgtagacttattacttttttaatttaatttagttcttattaactaaaaaatatgaataaagaaAGCATTT
This genomic window contains:
- the LOC132921716 gene encoding piggyBac transposable element-derived protein 3-like — translated: MSKLTHTDIIDLLDGNISELSDLESNTDSVGEIDELLDNFDENEIFELLDYNDIENVNYFPEVDVPGWFTIEKKNMKWEQKPFTPPKINLNEIEQSDCPDEIQSPLYYFSKYFDDSDFENMSFFTNLYGVQKNTNNFKPTNTQEMKEFVAIHLMMGVLKFPRIRMYWENNTRIHIIANTMNRNRFFSIRSHFHVINNMDIPTNNHDKFIKVRPLYDRIKKACLKLRTEKYLSVDEQIVPFKGHLSVKQYIRGKPNPWGIKIFLLCGQSGIVYNILLYQGFMPEVSEESRKIFGLGGAVVLYLSDHLQCNRHYLTMDNFFTSINLMYTLQKKEIYATGTIRANRFCNPPFVSDKIMKNLGRGTTFEISSNVPDINIGLVKWYDNKPIYLCSNIVTSGEVDKVKRWDRKKKEYVYIERPEIVRHYNKTMGGVDKHDQLVSFYRCFIKSKKWTLRMVSHAFDMAVSNSWLEYVEDAKKLKVPKKEIMDLLNFRMRLAEELIYVGKTVNPPSKKKGRPTNTPSPVAKKKLYSETQKMMLVDSRPTTSVQHDSINHLPNYDGRKESTRCKNTGCKGRTHVYCNKCNVHLCFTSKSNCFSVFHVK
- the LOC132920156 gene encoding uncharacterized protein LOC132920156, which codes for MVHNEDLGGYNNNKMIEPMSDIFISHYLAIFFPVMYTSNKKYDYSTYEDDVFDMFECLLYFDKNYTAALRRRIERKIKNNIDFENSQIIITMNMTDGRTAAVVKDHLMKLYKEFLSDYSHNMLTEYVTDINDDSIKYNTVKYDDNYEYPIYGRFVNSGLVVILTFFFHGAIAVQLQQVTSKDCYYDGWTSYLACLIVQIPIAVVWSACTVVHMHILYDIINPYCHYIFLGLLLVSISGIHLGYILCSVVKNHFYVIIILYLKFTICVYVSGLWWPTCKLFDWKYEINGYFPISAGICFVRNLIETQNFVIKSLIITTCWSVILVIITVVDIATTKHEKRNNKFKNLL